Proteins encoded within one genomic window of Diceros bicornis minor isolate mBicDic1 chromosome X, mDicBic1.mat.cur, whole genome shotgun sequence:
- the RBMX gene encoding RNA-binding motif protein, X chromosome, whose amino-acid sequence MVEADRPGKLFIGGLNTETNEKALEAVFGKYGRIVEVLLMKDRETNKSRGFAFVTFESPADAKDAARDMNGKSLDGKAIKVEQATKPSFESGRRGPPPPPRSRGPPRGLRGGRGGSGGTRGPPSRGGHMDDGGYSMNFNMSSSRGPLPVKRGPPPRSGGPPPKRSAPSGPVRSSSGMGGRAPVSRGRDSYGGPPRREPLPSRRDVYLSPRDDGYSTKDSYSSRDYPSSRDTRDYAPPPRDYTYRDYGHSSSRDDYPSRGYSDRDGYGRDRDYSDHPSGGSYRDSYESYGNSRSAPPTRGPPPSYGGSSRYDDYSSSRDGYGGSRDSYSSSRSDLYSSGRDRVGRQERGLPPSMERGYPPPRDSYSSSSRGAPRGGGRGGSRSDRGGGRSRY is encoded by the exons ATGGTTGAAGCAGATCGCCCCGGAAAGCTCTTTATTGGTGGCCTCaatacagaaacaaatgaaaaagcccTTGAAGCAGTGTTTGGCAAATATGGACGAATAGTGGAAG TGCTCTTGATGAAAGATCGCGAGACCAACAAATCAAGAGGATTTGCTTTTGTCACCTTTGAAAGCCCAGCAGATGCTAAGGATGCAGCCAGAGACATGAATGGAAAG TCCTTAGATGGAAAAGCCATCAAGGTGGAGCAAGCCACTAAACCATCATTTGAAAGTGGGAGACGTGgaccacctccacctccaagaAGCAGAGGCCCTCCCAGAGGCCTTAGAGGTggaagaggaggaagtggaggaacCAGGGGACCTCCATCACGTGGAGGGCACATGG ATGATGGTGGCTATTCCATGAATTTTAACATGAGTTCTTCCAGGGGACCACTTCCAGTAAAAAGAGGACCGCCACCTCGAAGTGGGGGTCCTCCTCCTAAAAGATCTGCCCCTTCAGGACCAGTTCGCAGCAGCAGTGGAATGGGAGGAAGAG CTCCTGTGTCACGTGGAAGAGATAGTTATGGAGGCCCACCTCGAAGGGAACCCCTTCCCTCTCGTAGAGATGTTTATTTGTCCCCAAGAGATGATGGATATTCTACTAAAGACAG CTATTCAAGCAGAGATTACCCAAGTTCTCGTGATACAAGAGATTATGCACCACCACCAAGAGATTATACTTACCGTGATTATGGTCATTCTAGTTCACGTGATGACTATCCATCAAGAGGCTATAG TGATAGAGATGGCTATGGTCGTGATCGTGACTATTCAGATCATCCAAGTGGAGGTTCCTACAGAGATTCATATGAGAGTTATG GTAACTCACGTAGTGCTCCACCTACACGAGGGCCCCCGCCATCTTATGGTGGAAGCAGTCGCTATGATGATTACAGCAGCTCACGTGACGGATATGGTGGAAGTCGAGACAGTTACTCAAGCAGCCGAAGTGATCTCTACTCAAGTGGTCGTGATCGGGTTGGCAGACAAGAAAGAGGGCTTCCCCCTTCTATGGAAAGGGGGTACCCTCCTCCACGTGATTCCTACAGCAGTTCAAGCCGCGGAGCACCAAGAGGTGGTGGCCGTGGAGGAAGCCGATCTGATAGAGGGGGAGGCAGAAGcagatattaa